In Amphiura filiformis chromosome 1, Afil_fr2py, whole genome shotgun sequence, the following are encoded in one genomic region:
- the LOC140164712 gene encoding nose resistant to fluoxetine protein 6-like, with the protein MKKFLLRKLIERKLNTMDCIKAILDMLRNDEDVDMQAIDAFGKVPAGVMAGNFEWLGDYDECTSLQGFHYCSVNFGINSSAIPSPAPLPSTLEFKYGVCVPEVCSEEAITRNIGLLTKLIPAEYRSIATLATPMFSDSPVNCQDFPQRPYDTGFICFTVFCLILAIMMLSGAALDVFQKYKKRKMTNNNKLRLPSHQSYGSTGETKNATNSLPEETKPLVNHEVKNIVSSTEQSNPSESLGSKPSMLPEVLLCFAFNRNISKLLDTSIGQSQSIGCLHGIRVISITWVALGHIFAFNLMTGVENAPDLFENSLPSFFFQAVGNSYSAVDTFFFMSGLLLSYVTFTRMAKSDGKMSWLLFYFHRIWRITPLYAFVILFMIYHHPYFGDGPKWYQAIYFDSLCEKYWWRNLLYINNYFPLTDMCMQWSWYLSCDMQFFIISPLILLPLFRSQITGIIITSVMFLASLVTTGYLIGRDHLTTNAYGNLFGGNLALSIDEYSTNSYLELVYFQPYSRIPPYLIGMIMGYIMYKQISKHQRIRLSSIVVSVGWALAFAAGISVVYGTYTSYGALAFQSVWSNAENILYGTFSRLGWSFALAWVIFACYYGYGGWINDLLVILDTIEWVDFLSVSHTWFGYTNLLSSISIILSCIYFIYFRLD; encoded by the exons CTATAGATGCATTCGGCAAAGTGCCTGCTGGTGTTATGGCTGGAAATTTCGAATGGTTGGGCGACTATGACGAATGTACGTCTCTTCAAGGCTTCCATTACTGCTCCGTCAACTTCGGAATCAATTCGTCTGCTATTCCGAGTCCCGCACCTCTACCG TCCACTTTAGAGTTCAAGTATGGCGTGTGCGTTCCTGAAGTGTGTTCAGAGGAGGCAATTACACGGAATATAGGCCTTCTTACCAAGT TAATACCAGCCGAGTATCGTTCAATAGCTACCTTAGCGACGCCCATGTTTAGCGATTCACCTGTTAATTGCCAGGATTTCCCACAGAGGCCATATGATACTGGATTTATATGTTTCAC TGTTTTCTGCCTGATTTTAGCTATTATGATGTTATCAGGTGCAGCTCTTGACGTTTTCCAGAAATACAAGAAAAGAAAGATGAccaacaacaataaattacggtTACCATCCCACCAATCGTATGGCAGTACAGGAGAAACCAAGAATGCAACCAATTCTTTACCCGAAGAAACAAAACCTTTAGTGAATCACGAAGTCAAAAACATAGTTAGTTCAACGGAACAAAGCAACCCTTCGGAGTCACTGGGCTCGAAACCAA GTATGCTTCCAGAAGTTCTACTGTGTTTTGCTTTCAATCGAAACATATCCAAACTTCTGGATACCAGTATCGGTCAGTCTCAATCCATTGGATGTCTGCATGGTATACGTGTTATCAGCATAACATGGGTAGCTCTTGGACATATATTTGCGTTCAATTTGATGACTGGAGTAG AAAATGCACCAGACCTTTTTGAAAATTCACTTCCCAGTTTCTTCTTTCAAGCTGTTGGCAATTCCTACTCAGCAGTGGACACGTTCTTCTTCATGAG CGGGCTTCTACTGTCTTATGTCACATTCACCCGGATGGCGAAATCCGACGGGAAAATGTCATGGCTTCTTTTCTACTTTCATCGAATATGGAG AATCACTCCATTGTACGCATTTGTTATCCTCTTCATGATCTACCATCATCCATACTTCGGAGATGGACCTAAGTGGTATCAAGCTATTTACTTTGATTCTCTATGCGAAAAGTATTGGTGGCGAAATCTTCTTTACATCAACAATTACTTCCCACTAACTGACatg tgtaTGCAGTGGTCTTGGTATTTGTCCTGTGATATGCAATTTTTCATTATCTCTCCATTGATTCTACTGCCCTTATTCAG GTCTCAAATCACTGGCATAATCATTACCTCGGTCATGTTCTTAGCTAGCTTGGTGACGACAGGCTATTTGATTGGTAGAGATCACCTGACTACAAATGCGTACGGTAACCTGTTTGGAGGTAATCTGGCTCT GTCCATCGACGAGTATTCTACTAATAGCTACTTGGAACTGGTGTACTTCCAACCATACTCACGAATTCCTCCTTACTTAATAGGAATGATCATGGGTTATATTATGTATAAGCAAATAAGTAAACATCAACGCATACGTCTTTCCTCA ATTGTTGTGTCTGTTGGATGGGCTTTAGCATTTGCAGCAGGTATAAGCGTCGTATATGGAACATACACCAGCTATGGCGCATTGGCATTCCAAAGTGTAtggtccaatgcagaaaatatccTGTATGGGACTTTCAGTAGATTGGGATGGTCATTCGCCTTGGCATGGGTGATATTCGCTTGCTATTACGGATATGGAG GTTGGATCAATGACTTGTTGGTCATTCTGGATACCATTGAGTGGGTTGACTTTCTCAGCGTATCTCATACATGGTTTGGTTATACAAACCTATTATCAAGCATATCCATCATATTATCGTGTatctatttcatttatttcaGGTTGGATTAA